A stretch of DNA from Mucilaginibacter daejeonensis:
CATCGTAGACCTTGGCCTGGTGCTAACCGTGCTGGACCAGATACTGGACAAGATCGGTTATGTGATCAAGTTCATGAGCGGTTTCAGCATCGCTACAGGCATCATCGTGCTCATTGCATCGGTACGGATCAGCAAATATCAACGCATCAAGGAGAGCGTATTACTGCGCACCATAGGTGGCAGTCGCCGCCAGATCCTGACCATCAATGCGCTGGAATATCTTTTCCTTGGTGCGCTATCAGCCCTCACCGGAATCCTGATCGCTATCGTCGGTGCCTGGCTGCTGGCTAAATACAGTTTCGAGATACCGTTCAACATCAGTTTTGTTCCGGCCATAGCACTATTCGGCATAAGCATTGCGCTTACCATAGCGATCGGCTTGCTCAACAGCCGCGGCGTATTGAACCGTCCGCCACTGGAGGTGCTCCGGTCAGATACATAACGTTACTTACATGATCAACATTAAAAAGATAAACGCATTCCTGTTAGGTGCCACCATACTATTGAGCGCTTGCAATAACGCAGGTGACCAGAACGCCGAACAGCGTGACACGACTACCAGTGCTGCGCAGGCTTCAAATAGTAAGCCGGTCAAGACCGTCCTCATCTTTGGTGACAGCCTTACCGCAGGTTACGGCCTGGACGACCCGGCTACAGAGGCCTACCCAAGTGTACTACAGGATAAGATCAAAGCGGCCAAGCTGCCGTACAAAGTGATCAACGCCGGCAACAGCGGCGAGACCACCGCCGGAGGTCTGGGCCGGATCGACTGGGTGCTACGACAAAAGGTGGATATTTTTGTGTTAGAGCTGGGTGCAAACGATGGTTTACGTGGTGTCCCCGTAAGCGAAACTGCCGCCAACCTGCAAAAGATAATCGATAGAGTAAAAGCCAAATACCCGGACGCTAAACTGGTGATGGCAGGTATGCAGGTACCACCAAGCATGGGAGCCGATTACGCGAACGATTTTAAAGCCGTGTTCCCTACCCTGGCCACTAAAAATAATATGGTGTTAGTACCATTCCTGTTGGATCATGTTGGCGGAGTGGCCAAGTTGAACCAGGCAGATGGTATTCATCCAACTAAAAAAGGCGCCAAGATCGTGGCTGAAAATGTTTGGAGAGTATTGAAGGGAATACTGTAAACTAAGATGCCATCGCTAAATGTGATAAGCGATGGCGTGATATATCTATAAAGGTATCACATAAATGCTGATGCCTTTTTTTATTGAACTTTTATAAGCTACGGTAAAAGGTCAAGCTTTCGCAAAGCTCTTCTTCGGTGCAAATGTTGTCGATGCTGCACTGGCCAATCTTTTGCAGCAGGGTGCAATTGATCTTTCCGTGTTGATTCTTTTTATCGGCACGCATCAGCGTACTCAATACTGGGTAGCACGATTCCTCGAACTCGTATTTAGGATACATGCCAGTAAGCACTTGAATGATCTCCAGCAATTCAGTTTCGCTTAGGCCGATCTTTTTGTGTGATAGCCAAGCCTCACAGATCATACCGATCGCCACCGCTTCGCCGTGGGTGATGTGCTTCTCTCCGTCGTTCTGTAAAGAGTACGTTTCTACCGCATGACCAACCGTATGGCCAAAGTTCAGACACTTCCGATAGCCTTTTTCCAAAGGATCACCTACCACTACCCGGTTCTTGATCGCTACCGAACGGTAAACCAATTCAGGTGCAGGCGCGCCGCTTTGCATACCGGCAGCTTTCAGGTCGTTCCAGTAAGCTGCATCCTCGATCAGGC
This window harbors:
- a CDS encoding arylesterase translates to MINIKKINAFLLGATILLSACNNAGDQNAEQRDTTTSAAQASNSKPVKTVLIFGDSLTAGYGLDDPATEAYPSVLQDKIKAAKLPYKVINAGNSGETTAGGLGRIDWVLRQKVDIFVLELGANDGLRGVPVSETAANLQKIIDRVKAKYPDAKLVMAGMQVPPSMGADYANDFKAVFPTLATKNNMVLVPFLLDHVGGVAKLNQADGIHPTKKGAKIVAENVWRVLKGIL